The DNA segment GGATCGAGGACGGCAGGCCGGCGAAGCCGGCCGGGCGAGTGGAGCGCAACACCTGATCTTTTCAGGTTCGGCCAAATTACGACTCTGTATTATCGTCCTTCACAGTGCCGCCCCGCCATCCTGGCGGCCAAGGCATCGCAGCGTGCGCTTCCGCGACGCGGCGCAGCGCCGCCGCCTCCTCGTCAGATAGGGGCCGTATGCCACGGGGATAGCGCACCCACTCCCCCCTATCGCACCCCATCTGGTCAGAAAACTCGCGTAGCTCGGGCGACAGCGGCGCATGGACCGCTGCCAACCCCTCTAACCATCCGCCGAAGTCGTCGCGGATCTCGTGCCGCCCGTTGGCCATCTGGCGCACCGCCGCTTGCCCCACGTTCAGTCGGCGTGCGAGGCCGCGCTTGGTCCAGCCGATCGTTTCCAGGCACTCGGCGAAGCGGGATGGGGACATAGCCATACGGACGGTAATGACCCGACGACGGCACCGGCCGCAACGTAGAAGGCCGCCCGGAGGCGGCCAGCGGCGAAGCACAGAGCGGGGCAGCGAGGGCGGGCCGAAGCCTGCCCGCACCACCTTGACGCGGTCACGACGAGCCCCCAGCGGCGCCCGGTGTAGCACGATAGGGCGGGATCGCCGCGGCGGCGCGCACGGCCGCGCGTTCGGTCAGCATGGCCAGCAACAGCGCCTCGCTCTCACCGTCGATCAGGTTGCAGATGATGGCGCGGCCGGCGGCATCCTCGACCACGGCAAGGAGGTAGGCGGGATCTTCTGAACTGGTGCCGAGCGCCAGGCCGTTGCCGGCGTCGTCATTGAGTACGAGCGAAATGCCCAGGATAGGCAGAGCGTGGAAATCCATAGTGCGGAGCTTTCGACGGGGTGGCACGCAAGGGCGGAAGGAAGGGCGGGGATCGCTCCCCGCCCCCACTGGTTAGGCGGCGCTCTTGAGGGCCGCCATGCGCTCGCCCAGCATCCACAGCGCCCGGTTGAGCTTCACGTCCTGGTCGATTCCCGTAACCTCGCGCGAGGTGATGCGGCGCCGGCGGTTGTTACCGTCCCTGCCCCAAGCCTGGAGGCCGCCGCGAATGGTGTTTTCCTGCACCCGGTTAAAGGTGCTCCACAGGTCCGCGCCCGTGTCCGCCGCCCGGCGGGCGGTGAGGAACTGTTCCGCCTGAATTGGGGAGGCGACGTTGCCCTCCTCGTCTCCGAAGCGGATCACGCGGGCGGCTTCCGCAAGGATGTTCTGTTCCTCGCGATTAAGGGCGACGCTGGCCGAGGCATCAGCGGCCTCAATGGCCTGGCGCGAGGCGCCGAGGACCTCGTAACTGCCCTCGATCACTTGGCGCACTACGTCGCCCTTGTGCGGCACCTTTACCGAGCGTTCCGGCCCGTCCGACACCACCATCCCATTGAGGCAGGCGAGGCGGAACACGCCTGCGGTGACGTGGTAGGCGCTGGTCCCATCGTGGGAGTTGATGAGCACGACTTCCGGAAAGGTCATGCCGACGCGACGCGGCTGGCTTGCCTGACCCTCGTGGCGGAAGCGGATCAGGTGCTTGGTGTGGCCGCTGCGGTCGGCGTCGCGCGGGCGGGTCTGCCGCGCCAGCACCGGCACAAAGCCTTCGCGTCGCAGACCCGCGATTACGTCCGCTGTCGGGATATAGGCGTAGCGCGCGGAGCGGGAGGAATGGGCCTCTGTCGCGAAGGCAGACGGGGCGAGCTGCATTAGCTCCCCGTCTGACAGTGGGTTAGCGCCCATCGCGGCGCGGGTGGAACCGAAGGAACGAGAAGAACGGAAGAACGTCATGCGGAGCGCCTTGCTCTAACCGCCGAAGCGAAGCGCCTCGGCTGAGAGGAACATTACCCCGACCCAATCCACCGGTCAACGTTTTTAAATTAAAAAATTCATTTATATAGTAACGGGTCCGTGACCTTGTCTGTTGCGGCGGCGTAGGGTTCTACGCCGCCGGTGTGCTCTCGTTCTTGGTGGCAATGCTGGCCGCGATCATGCCTGCGATGATGGCTTGCGGCGTGACATTGCGGCCCGTCTCCATCGAACGACGGGCGCTTTCCTCTGTGAGGGCGAGCAGGTGCGCGCGCGGAATACGGAGCGTCAGTTGCGCCATGTCACCGCCGGCCGGGCGGCCAGGGCGGCGCTTGACCGGGGTGCCAGTGGCCTTGGCGTCGGGGCTAGAGCTGTCTGACATACTGGGATCCTGGAGAACATTCATGGTGGTTGATAAATTAAAAAACTAAACAACCACGATGCCCTCGGATGGGGAAGGCCCTACTGAGATGTCCAGCGCCAAGTGTACAGACGTAATACGCTTTACGCATGGCGACGTACGTTGTAGTCAAGCCGTATTGACGCTTGCTAACTTGACGCACGGCGTCATGCGGTTGGAGCCACCATGTCGATCATCACTGTTGCCAGCTCAAAGGGTGGGCCAGGCAAGACAACGCTGTCCCAGATCATCGCGGGCACCCTCGCGGCGCGGGGGGTGAGCGTTGCCGTGCTCGATGCCGACCCGACTGCCGGCCTGTCCCGATGGGCATCCAGGCTCTACGAGGGAGCCGCCTTTGTCTGCCACCACGAACCGGATGAGGCGAAGCTGGCCCATTTGATCCATCGGATGGCCCAGGAGGCTGAGGTGGTAGTGGTGGACACAGCTGGCTTCGGCAACCGTGCCGCGACCGTTGCCATGACGGCGGCAGACGGGGTGCTGATCCCCATGGTGCCGGGGGAGGGCGACGTGACCGAGGCCGCCCGCACCGTTGAGCTGGTGGCCGGCGTTGCATCGGCAGCCCGCCGCGAGATACCTGCCCGTGTTGTTCTCAACCGCGTGCGGTCCTCGACGGCACTCTCCAAACACGCTGCGGCCGAGGCAGCGACCCTGCCAAAACTAGCCGCCTCCCTGTCTGACCTAGTGGCCTATGGGGAAATGGGCTTCTCAGGGCGGATGCCAGCTGGGAAGGCGGGAGCAGAGGCGGCAGCCCTGGTCGACGAGCTGCGGGAGCTAGGGTGGCTGCCGGGCAATCCCTCAGCGACTGGAAAGAAGAAGACGCCGAGCGCCAAGTTACATGGCGTAAAGGCGAAAGACGTAAAGACGAAAGCCGTAAAGACACAGGAGCCGCACCGTTGAAGGGCCTCAAGAGCACCAGGCCAGCGCCGCCCATTTCCCCTGACGAGATGCTACGGGCAGCCGGCGAGGCCGCACCGCAGCAGCCGCCGGCCATTGCCCAACGCCAGGGCGACGACAAGCCGGCTGTCCTGTCTGTCCGGATGACGGAAGGTACCTTGGAAGCCCTGGCCCGCTTCGCAATCGAAAAGGGCACGACGCAGCGGCGCGTGATCGCGGAAGCCCTGGCCAAGCATGGCGTGCAGGTATCCAGCCATGACTTAGAGGAACGGCCCCAGCCCAGGCGCCGTGGGCGGGGTTAGAACCGCAAAGCGGTCTTGCGTAAAGCAGTAATACGCAAGACAGCTTGGCGCTTGTCAGTCATAGTCATTCCACATGCGGGAAATGCGCGCGCGCAGCCCAAGGCAGAGCATCCCAACAGCCCCACCACCCCAAATCATGCCAAGCGCCTCCCAGAGCGGTTGCCCCGCGTCGAGTGCGGAGCGGATGCCGAGGAGGCCCGCGAAGGCGCATACGATGCCCAGGAAGCCCATCACGGCCAGCAAAACCCTCGCTGGTCCCCGCACCAGGTAGAGCAGCGGGGCGAGCAGCAGCCAGGCAGCGGCGCGGAGTGCAGAGCCCACCCCGCGGATCGCCCGTGGGAAAGGCGCCGCCACTACGAGCGTGGCCCCGCCGGCGCCGCCGGCGGTGGAGCCTCATCCAGCCACAGCGGCACGGCGCAGGCCCGCCGGCCAGCGGCATCGGCCCAAACCGCCCGCCCCTCGCAGCGCGACAGGAGGCCTACAAGGTCATTGCGGCGGATGGCGTCGGCCCATGCCCGAGCCGAGGCCGAGCCGTCCGACAGCGCGGCGCGGATAATGCCCGTGGCCTCGCGCACGTCCGCCGCCTCCGTCGATCTTCCCCACAGATAGCCGCCGCCCAGCGCGCCCAGCAGCAGCACCGCCGCCCCGGCGCCCGACAGCACGGCCAAACGCCGGGACTGCGCGCCGGCCTGGCGCACGAAGTCGGCCCGGCATGCCTTCACGAGCTGGCGCGTCATCTCGGCCTGCGCTGAAGCGTCCAGCGGCTGCCGGCTAGACTCTGCGTGGTCCAGCACTTCGCCCATGGCGCCGAGGCTGGCCCCGAAGGCCTCGAGAACCGGGCCGAGCGGGTCGCCCTCCAGTTGCGCCTTCGAGGCCGCGAGGCGCAGATCGGCCCGCGCGCGGCCGATCGCTGCGCGCGGGTCCGAGGGCGCCGCCGCAGTCGTCGTGCTCACGGAATCCAGGACCGGATCGGCACTAGGGACGCGGCCATGTCCGCCATCCACTTGCGGACGCGAGAGCGGTCGAACGGGCCGAGAATGGCGCCGGGCTGGTCGGCCGGGGCCTGGCCGTCGCGCGCTTGGCCGAAGCGGAGCCGCTTGCCTTCGATCTCGGCTGCAACGCCCGCATCCAGCCGCGGCATCCAGATCGGCACCGCCCCGCGCTCCACGGCGGCCCGGAAAGCGCTGTGCCGTAGCACGCGGGCGAAGGCGTCCTCCCGCGGCATGGTGGGGTCGGCCAGGCCGGCGTTGAGGATCAGCGCCGTGGCCTTGGGCTGAAAGCCCTGCGCCTCGTAGCCGGCCAGCACGCTCAGATCATCGACGCGTGGGGATAGGGTGTAGATCGCGACTGGATGCACGCCGGCCTCTTCCAGGCTGCCGGCCAGGTCAGGCACGTCCTCCAGCAGCTTGCCCATGCTCAGATCGCCGCCGCCCATGTCGAGGAGGGCGCTCTGCTTCTCGGTCATGACGAAGCCGAGCAATTCTTCTGCCCAGCGGGCGACACCGGTGGGATCGTTTGTATCGGGCTGCGCCACGTCGTTGACGAAGGTGGCCAGCGACCGGTTCTGCGGATCGAGCGCCGCGGCGATCGGGGCCGGCTGCCCGGAGCGGGCCTCCTCCAGGATGTAGCGCAGCAGCGTGGTCTTACCGCTGCGGCCCGGCCCCATGACGAACAGCGCCTTGGGACCGTCCCCGAGGTCTACGGCCGGCACAGTGGGCAGGGCTGCAGCGGCGCCGTCGCGAGGACGGGCCGCCGGTCCGACCGGGATCTCCCGCTCGCCCTCAATCGAGCGGGCCCGGCCGAATAGACGAGGGCTAGGAGCCCGTCTCGGTAACCACTTTTCGGGCTGACATTGTGGAACGTTGAGCGGCGCCCGTGGTGCGCCAGCTTGCAGCGCGGGTCATCCTGTTGGTGCCTTGGCGAGCTTGGTGAGGTTGTGGGCGGTGCAGACCAACGCCCACTCGTGTTTTACCTTCTCGAGGCCGCGGAGGAGGAGTTGTCGGAACCCTCGTGCTT comes from the Roseomonas sp. OT10 genome and includes:
- a CDS encoding ParA family protein — protein: MSIITVASSKGGPGKTTLSQIIAGTLAARGVSVAVLDADPTAGLSRWASRLYEGAAFVCHHEPDEAKLAHLIHRMAQEAEVVVVDTAGFGNRAATVAMTAADGVLIPMVPGEGDVTEAARTVELVAGVASAARREIPARVVLNRVRSSTALSKHAAAEAATLPKLAASLSDLVAYGEMGFSGRMPAGKAGAEAAALVDELRELGWLPGNPSATGKKKTPSAKLHGVKAKDVKTKAVKTQEPHR
- a CDS encoding DUF932 domain-containing protein — encoded protein: MTFFRSSRSFGSTRAAMGANPLSDGELMQLAPSAFATEAHSSRSARYAYIPTADVIAGLRREGFVPVLARQTRPRDADRSGHTKHLIRFRHEGQASQPRRVGMTFPEVVLINSHDGTSAYHVTAGVFRLACLNGMVVSDGPERSVKVPHKGDVVRQVIEGSYEVLGASRQAIEAADASASVALNREEQNILAEAARVIRFGDEEGNVASPIQAEQFLTARRAADTGADLWSTFNRVQENTIRGGLQAWGRDGNNRRRRITSREVTGIDQDVKLNRALWMLGERMAALKSAA
- a CDS encoding zeta toxin family protein, which codes for MPAVDLGDGPKALFVMGPGRSGKTTLLRYILEEARSGQPAPIAAALDPQNRSLATFVNDVAQPDTNDPTGVARWAEELLGFVMTEKQSALLDMGGGDLSMGKLLEDVPDLAGSLEEAGVHPVAIYTLSPRVDDLSVLAGYEAQGFQPKATALILNAGLADPTMPREDAFARVLRHSAFRAAVERGAVPIWMPRLDAGVAAEIEGKRLRFGQARDGQAPADQPGAILGPFDRSRVRKWMADMAASLVPIRSWIP